A genomic stretch from Halichoerus grypus chromosome 5, mHalGry1.hap1.1, whole genome shotgun sequence includes:
- the RDH10 gene encoding retinol dehydrogenase 10 — protein MNIVVEFFVVTFKVLWAFVLAAARWLVRPKEKSVAGQVCLITGAGSGLGRLFALEFARRRALLVLWDINTQSNEETAGMVRHIYRDLEAADAAALQAGNGEEEILPHCNLQVFTYTCDVGKRENVYLTAERVRKEVGEVSVLVNNAGVVSGHHLLECPDELIERTMMVNCHAHFWTTKAFLPTMLEINHGHIVTVASSLGLFSTAGVEDYCASKFGVVGFHESLSHELKAAEKDGIKTTLVCPYLVDTGMFRGCRIRKEIEPFLPPLKPDYCVKQAMKAILTDQPMICTPRLMYIVTFMKSILPFEAVVCMYRFLGADKCMYPFIAQRKQATNNNEAKNGI, from the exons ATGAACATCGTGGTCGAGTTCTTCGTGGTCACTTTCAAAGTGCTCTGGGCGTTCGTGCTGGCCGCGGCGCGCTGGCTGGTGCGGCCCAAGGAGAAGAGCGTGGCGGGCCAGGTGTGCCTCATCACGGGCGCCGGCAGCGGCCTGGGCCGCCTCTTCGCGCTCGAGTTCGCCCGGCGCCGGGCGCTGCTGGTGCTCTGGGACATCAACACTCAGAGCAACGAGGAGACCGCGGGCATGGTGCGCCACATCTACCGCGACCTGGAGGCGGCCGACGCCGCGGCGCTGCAAG CTGGGAATGGTGAGGAAGAAATTCTGCCCCACTGTAACTTGCAGGTTTTTACCTACACCTGTGATGtgggaaagagggaaaatgtCTACCTAACGGCGGAAAGGGTCCGCAAGGAGGTCGGCGAGGTCTCAGTCCTGGTCAATAATGCCGGCGTGGTCTCTGGGCATCACCTTCTGGAATGTCCCGATGAGCTCATTGAGAGAACCATGATGGTCAATTGCCACGCACACTTCTGG ACCACAAAGGCTTTTCTTCCTACCATGCTGGAGATTAATCATGGTCATATTGTGACAGTTGCAAGTTCCTTGGGATTGTTCAGTACTGCTGGAGTTGAG GATTATTGTGCCAGTAAATTTGGAGTGGTGGGTTTTCACGAATCCCTGAGCCATGAGTTAAAGGCTGCTGAAAAGGATGGAATTAAAACAACGTTGGTTTGCCCTTACCTTGTAGACACGGGCATGTTCCGAGGCTGCCGAATCAG gaaagaaattgagccTTTTCTGCCCCCTCTGAAGCCTGATTACTGTGTGAAGCAGGCCATGAAGGCCATCCTCACTGACCAGCCCATGATCTGCACCCCCCGCCTCATGTACATCGTGACTTTCATGAAGAG CATCCTCCCTTTTGAAGCAGTTGTGTGCATGTATCGGTTCCTCGGAGCAGACAAGTGTATGTACCCGTTTATTGCTCAAAGAAAACAAGCCACAAACAATAATGAAGCGAAAAATGGCATCTAA
- the RPL7 gene encoding large ribosomal subunit protein uL30, producing the protein MEGAEEKQKKVPAVPETLKKKRRNFAELKIKRLRKKFAQKMLRKARRKLIYEKAKHYHKEYRQMYRTEIRMARMARKAGNFYVPAEPKLAFVIRIRGINGVSPKVRKVLQLLRLRQIFNGTFVKLNKASVNMLRIVEPYIAWGYPNLKSVNELIYKRGYGKINKKRIALTDNTLIARSLGKYGIICMEDLIHEIYTVGKRFKEANNFLWPFKLSSPRGGMKKKTTHFVEGGDAGNREDQINRLIRRMN; encoded by the exons ATGGAGGGTGCAGA AGAGAAGCAAAAGAAGGTTCCTGCTGTGCCAGAAACCCTTAAGAAGAAGCGAAGGAATTTCGCAGAGTTGAAGATCAAGCGTCTGAGGAAGAAGTTTGCTCAGAAGATG CTTCGAAAGGCAAGAAGGAAGCTTATCTATGAAAAAGCTAAGCATTACCACAAGGAATATAGGCAGATGTACAGAACTGAGATTCGAATGGCAAGGATGGCAAGAAAAGCTGGCAACTTTTACGTACCTGCGGAACCCAAATTGGCATTTGTCATTAGGATCAGAGG TATCAATGGTGTGAGCCCAAAGGTTCGAAAGGTGTTGCAGCTTCTTCGCCTTCGCCAGATCTTCAATGGCACCTTTGTTAAGCTCAACAAGGCTTCAGTTAACATGCTAAGGATTGTGGAACCTTATATAGCATGGGG GTACCCAAACCTGAAGTCGGTGAATGAATTGATCTACAAGCGTGGTTATGGCAAAATCAACAAGAAGCGAATTGCCCTGACAGATAACACATTGATCGCCCGATCTCTTG GTAAATATGGCATCATCTGCATGGAGGATCTGATTCACGAGATCTATACTGTTGGAAAACGTTTCAAAGAAGCAAACAACTTTTTATGGCCCTTCAAATTATCTTCTCCACGAGggggaatgaagaaaaagaccaCCCATTTTGTAGAAGGTGGAGATGCTGGTAACAGGGAAGACCAGATCAATAGGCTTATTAGAAGGATGAACTAA